One window from the genome of Nicotiana tomentosiformis chromosome 5, ASM39032v3, whole genome shotgun sequence encodes:
- the LOC138892512 gene encoding uncharacterized protein — protein sequence MAPKKRARTGQRANAAVGVAVDPLFVDAASGSGISDGDLRGAIQMLTQIVASQVNIFLQLNPPEFMSVNPKEEPHDFIDEMHKTLRVMRATEMEGVELATFRLKGVAYSWFELWEDSREEGSAPARWSSTLSYVTPFVAMEFGIEPEQLAETLSISTPVGESIVVARVYRGCVVMVHSWDNVADLIELGMVDFDVIMGMDWLYSCFAKLDCRTRTVRFELPNEPVVEWKGDNVMPKGRFISYLKAKKMINKRCIYHLVRVTDTIGEAPIIESMPVVKAFSEVFPDDLPRFPPDREIDFRSDVMPGT from the exons ATGGCACCTAaaaagagagcaagaactggccaaagagccaacgCTGCCGttggagtggcagttgaccctttatttgttgatgcgg CTTCCGgctctggtatttctgatggggatcttaggggagctattcagatgctgactcagatagtggcttctcaggtgAACATATTTCTGCAGTTGAATCCTCCGGAGTTCATGAGTGTTAATCCCAAGGAGGAACCacatgacttcattgatgagatgcataagactctccgggttatgcgtgctactgaaatggagggagtggagttggccaccttccgcctgaaaggggtggcatattcttggtttgagctgtgggaggactctcgggaggaggggagcgcTCCAGCaagatgga gttccaccttgtcctatgttaccccttttgttgctatggaatttgggatagaaccggaacagcttgcTGAGACCTTAtctatatctactccggttggcgagtctattgtggtcgcacgagtttataggggttgtgttgtcatgGTGCACAGTTGGGACaacgtggccgatctcattgaattggggatggttgattttgatgtaattatgggaatggattggctttattcatgttttgctaagctcgactgccgaactagaactgtgaggtttgaattacCTAATGAGCCggttgttgagtggaagggggataatgtgatgccaaaaggtaggtttatttcttaccttaaggccaaaaagatgattaacaagcggtgtatttaccatttggtccgagttacggacaccatTGGTGAGGCACCTATAATCGAGTCAATGCCAGTTGTGAAAGCATTTtcggaggtctttcctgatgatcTCCCTAGGTTtccgccagacagggagattgattttaggagtgatgtgatgccaggcacgtag
- the LOC138892511 gene encoding uncharacterized protein yields MLGYAKFLKEILTKKRKIEETSVVKLKEHCIAILENKLPQKCGDPGSFTIPCSIGTIHFNKSLCDSGASINLMPLSIYRKYEKEIREIRSAPIFLQLAEQMTVIPEEIVEDVLVQVDKFVFPVDFIEVKMEENKEVPLILGRPFLTTGRAILDMHERKLMLRVGEENVTFKMDVEKLARKENPAVTVKWKVKGSKEKNAVREKDKCGLYSNKAEKKLSAWMCALVRARGTEPDFDSDPD; encoded by the coding sequence atgcttggttatgccaaattcttgaaggaaatcctgacaaagaagaggaagatagaagagacctcagtggtcaagctcaaaGAGCATTGCATTGCGATATTggaaaacaaactcccacaaaagtgtggagatccagggagttttactataccttgctctatAGGAACTATTCATTTTAATAAAtcattatgtgattctggtgcctcaattaatttaatgcctctatctatttacaggaaatatGAGAAGGAGAttagagagataaggtctgcaccaatatttTTGCAGCTAGCAGAACAAATGACTGTAATACCCGAggagatagtggaagatgtgttagttcaggtggataagttcgtatttcctgtcGATTTTATAGAGGTAAAAatggaggaaaacaaggaggtccccctcatcctaggaagaccattcttaacaACGGGTAGAGCGATATTGGATATGcatgagagaaaactcatgcttagagtaggTGAGGAGAATGTGACTTTCAAGATGGATGTCGAAAAGTTGGCACGAAAGGAAAACCCAGCTGTAACTGTtaagtggaaagtgaagggctcaaaagagaaAAATGCGGTGAgagagaaagataagtgtgggttGTACTCCAATAaagctgagaagaagttgtctgcatggatgtgtgcattagttcgggcgcgaggaacggagcccgactttgactcagaccccgactag
- the LOC138892513 gene encoding uncharacterized protein yields MVPPSDIPVSAPARSSGPIVSGDSASSRVIRFLQLDPPVFIGTDPKEDPQDFIDKMHKTLRVMRASEMEGVELDSYRLKGVAYSWFEIWEESRDEGVPPARWSEFTDAFKDHCLAAETKVDHAADFESLKQGSMNVWEYHMEFTRLSKYAIHMLPTVEARVHRFV; encoded by the exons atggTCCCTCCAAGCGACATTCCAGTTTCAGCTCCAGCTCGATCTTCTGGTCCCATTGTTTCTG GGGATTCCGCCAGTTCCAGGGTGatcaggtttctccagttggatcctccagtgttcatagGTACTGATCCtaaggaggacccccaggacttcattgataagatgcacaagaccctccgagttatgcgtgcttctgagatggagggagtggagttggacTCTTACCGCctaaaaggggtggcctattcttggtttgagatatgGGAAGAGTCCCGTGATGAGGGGGTtcctccggcgaggtggagtgagttcacCGATGCTTTTAAGGATCATTGTTTGGCTGCCGAGACTAAGGTGGACCATGCTGCTGATTTTGAGAGCTTGAAGCAGGGTagcatgaatgtgtgggagtaccatatggaatttacgcgcctgtccaagtatgctattcatatGTTGCCTACTGTGGAAGCTAGGGTGCACCGGTTTGTCTAG